Proteins from a genomic interval of Watersipora subatra chromosome 10, tzWatSuba1.1, whole genome shotgun sequence:
- the LOC137407403 gene encoding uncharacterized protein, translating into MVREGGWVEFKVTCASCHRSYTWETTARVNRAHVINPLLAAASLFSGGCLTQNLRFLSLLNIAIPSHSVCLYQQREYLHGCIAEQYTLHNEGLMAAIDWELDLAGDGRCDSPGHCALYRAYTMMDQSCGLIVSSHLVKSTETTSSNTMELEGFKRCQSDLISHGLRVRSITTDVVTKVVCILQACVLAYAANLSP; encoded by the exons atggtgcgagaaggcggatgggtagagttcaaggttacatgtgcctcctgtcaccgatcgtacacttgggaaacaactgccagggtgaacagagctcacgtcatcaaccccctgctggcagctgcatcactcttttctggcggatgccttacgcagaacctccgttttctgtcgctcctgaacatcgcaataccaagccacagcgtttgcctctaccaacaaagagaatacttacatggt tgtattgctgagcagtacaccctgcataacgagggattgatggcagcaatcgattgggagcttgatttggcaggtgacggtagatgcgatagtccggggcattgcgcactatacagagcctacactatgatggatcagagctgcggtttaatagtcagcagccatcttgtcaag tcaacagagaccaccagctctaacaccatggagctggaaggcttcaagcgatgccagtccgatctaatttcccacggcctgagagtgaggtccattacaacggatgttgttacaaaggttgtgtgcatactgcaagcttgtgttttggcttatgccgcaaatttgtcgccgtga